In a genomic window of Scheffersomyces stipitis CBS 6054 chromosome 4, complete sequence:
- a CDS encoding predicted protein (go_component membrane~go_function nucleoside transporter activity~go_process transport): MTNHQATADDSAPFVYDPVVFKFSKLVIKYSQLKYVTFTIIGIALLWPWNAFLSASAYYAERFGHSPGLVKIYSSTMMSVSCITSTCFNYYLSQAQSGVNYTFRVNAGFWVTIAVFIFMGISCVSDLFIHMWDTTFFTLLMFMVFTSALATCLAQNGTMAIVNVLGSIYANAVMVGQAVAGVLPSCALIISILLVGEKKGSATDDDYVVEKNYGVFIYYITASLIAALSILLLFWTDHYRTVTDYEALNQIAGEEQPLSAASEPELVPVMTQEKFVPFSVLWSKLKYIVSTIFLTFSITLIFPVFASTIESTHTDSKNKFFKKEIYIPFIYLVWNLGDLFGRILCGFPRLHMLITNPKVLLWYSISRLIFIPLFFTCNIHPFTAANQSSAFINSDLWYIFLQLIFGISNGQLCTSCFMIVGDHCDNDDEKEAAGGFTTVFLSVGLAVGAVLSYLLVLAIQ, translated from the coding sequence ATGACCAACCATCAGGCTACTGCAGACGACCTGGCGCCGTTTGTTTATGATCCTGTagttttcaagttttccaagttggtgatTAAATATTCGCAGCTTAAGTATGTGACTTTTACGATTATAGGTATTGCTCTACTTTGGCCCTGGAACGCCTTCTTGTCTGCTTCAGCATACTATGCTGAGAGGTTCGGGCATTCACCTGGCTTGGTCAAGATATACTCTTCTACCATGATGTCTGTTTCTTGCATTACTTCTACGTGTTTCAATTACTACTTGTCTCAGGCTCAAAGCGGTGTCAATTATACCTTCAGAGTCAATGCCGGTTTTTGGGTGACCATTGCTGTTTTTATCTTCATGGGCATCTCATGTGTTTCGGACTTGTTCATTCATATGTGGGATACGACGTTTTTCACTCTCTTGATGTTTATGGTTTTCACTTCTGCCCTCGCTACGTGTTTGGCTCAAAATGGTACAATGGCCATCGTCAACGTCTTGGGAAGTATATATGCCAATGCTGTAATGGTTGGTCAGGCGGTGGCAGGTGTTTTGCCTTCTTGTGCACTTATTATCTCCATTTTGTTGGTAGGAGAGAAGAAAGGTTCTGCAACAGACGATGACTATGTCGTGGAGAAGAACTACGGTGTGTTTATCTACTATATCACTGCCAGTTTGATTGCTGCCCTATCgattttgcttcttttctggaCCGACCACTACCGTACTGTGACAGACTATGAAGCTCTTAATCAGATTGCAGGCGAGGAACAGCCCTTGAGTGCAGCTTCCGAGCCAGAATTAGTGCCAGTCATGACCCAAGAAAAATTTGTGCCTTTTTCTGTCTTGTGGTCGAAATTAAAATACATTGTCCTGACAATCTTCCTTACATTCAGTATTACATTAATTTTTCCCGTGTTTGCATCGACCATCGAGTCAACTCATACCGATTCGAAGaacaaattcttcaaaaaagaaatctATATTCCCTTCATTTACTTGGTCTGGAATCTTGGCGATCTCTTCGGCCGTATTCTCTGTGGATTTCCCAGATTGCATATGCTCATAACAAACCCAAAAGTCTTGCTTTGGTATTCGATTTCTAGATTGATTTTCATCCCGCTTTTCTTCACATGTAACATACATCCATTTACTGCTGCCAATCAGTCCAGTGCCTTCATTAACTCTGACTTGTGGTATATCTTCTTACAGCTTATTTTTGGTATCTCAAATGGACAGTTATGCACTTCCTGCTTCATGATTGTGGGAGATCATTGTGACAATGATGACGAAAAGGAAGCCGCAGGCGGTTTTACCACTGTCTTTTTGAGTGTTGGTTTAGCTGTAGGAGCCGTATTGAGTTATTTGTTGGTATTAGCTATTCAATAG
- a CDS encoding predicted protein: MATEAGVPVALSTYQDESTFQFERVKGSEIVRPHLSLGKNPSRDELESKITEYYCLDELVEVLKKSKEDNISREYNRITLQFPDSLICDSATIVHELQRRLGVINDAVSRQKLWILADTSYSPCCIDEVAAEHVNSDLVVHFGDACLNPIDKLPAVYVFGKPVVDVANLVNQFKTRYPIEECQSSKILLMSDSPHTYILKQVYEQLAVEYSGLCYADLALVPSTKATIIGYKPHSVVDAKFKTMNRALVGLENVEDYENDEFDIDTILSEHELFHISTPEAPRLLQLVTKFSSVTLYDAFTKQISQGPYPNLMRRYRYMHMARSAGTVGLLVNTLSLANTKKLINTMAKRIKDAGKKHYIFVVGKPNVAKLANFENVDMWCVLGCDHQGIIVDQSNEYFKPIVTPYELLLALSDELTWTGKWITDFKQVLKQVDEEEDADEEEKHDEDDDEDAPPEFDAVTGRYVSTSRPLRQLQHLQISSQEEVKNDVESKALVNKLSSAVAIKNTVSTSAQYLQTRHWTGLGSDYNTEEGEISSAGANLEEGRGGIARGYDYDREVHS; this comes from the exons ATGGCTACTGAAGCAGGAGTTCCAGTTGCGTTATCGACGTATCAGGATgaatcaacttttcaatttgaacgAGTCAAAGGCTCAGAAATCGTCCGACCCCATCTTTCACTTGGCAAAAACCCCAGTCGAGATGAGCTTGAACTGAAAATTACCGAATATTATTGTTTAGAcgaacttgttgaagtactCAAGAAGAGTAAAGAAGACAATATAAGTAGGGAATACAACAGAATCACacttcaatttccagatcTGTTAATTTGTGACTCTGCCACTATAGTTCATGAGCTTCAGCGTAGACTTGGAGTGA TTAATGACGCTGTATCAAGACAAAAGCTCTGGATATTGGCTGACACATCCTATTCTCCATGTTGTATAGATGAGGTTGCAGCTGAACATGTCAATAGTGATCTTGTGGTACATTTTGGAGATGCCTGTTTGAACCCCATAGACAAATTGCCCGCAGTTTATGTTTTTGGGAAGCCGGTGGTGGATGTTGCCAATTTAGTGAATCAATTCAAAACAAGATATCCTATAGAAGAATGCCAGCTGCTGAAGATATTGCTTATGTCCGACTCCCCGCACACATATATCTTGAAGCAAGTATATGAACAGTTAGCTGTTGAATATCTGGGCTTATGTTATGCTGATTTAGCTTTGGTTCCATCCACTAAAGCTACAATAATAGGTTATAAACCTCACTCTGTAGTTGATGCCAAATTCAAAACCATGAACAGAGCATTGGTAGGATTGGAAAACGTTGAAGActatgaaaatgatgaatTTGACATTGATACTATATTGAGCGAGCATGAGTTGTTCCATATTTCAACTCCTGAAGCTCCcagacttcttcagcttgTCACCAAGTTTCTGTCAGTTACATTGTACGATGCCTTTACCAAGCAGATCTCACAGGGTCCATACCCCAACTTGATGAGAAGATACCGGTATATGCACATGGCTCGCTCGGCTGGTACTGTAGGGTTATTGGTGAATACTCTCTCTTTGGCCAAtacgaagaaattgattAACACGATGGCCAAAAGGATCAAAGACGCAGGCAAGAAACATTACATCTTTGTTGTTGGCAAGCCAAATGTAGCGAAGTTGGCCAATTTTGAGAATGTAGACATGTGGTGTGTTTTGGGCTGCGATCACCAGGGTATTATTGTTGACCAAAGCAACGAGTACTTCAAGCCTATTGTTACACCTTAcgagcttcttcttgctctcAGTGACGAACTCACCTGGACGGGCAAATGGATTACCGACTTCAAGCAGGTTTTGAAACaagtagatgaagaagaggatgcagacgaagaagagaaacacgatgaagatgatgacgaagatgcTCCTCCAGAATTTGATGCAGTAACTGGAAGATACGTCAGTACTTCCAGACCATTGAGACAGCTTCAACACCTTCAGATCTCGTCACAGGAAGAAGTTAAAAACGACGTTGAGTCTAAGGCACTAGTCAACAAGCTCTCATCGGCAGTGGCTATCAAGAACACCGTTTCTACCTCTGCACAATATCTCCAAACTCGTCATTGGACTGGCTTGGGGAGCGACTACAatacagaagaaggagaaattTCTTCGGCAGGagccaacttggaagaaggaagaggaggaaTTGCTCGTGGCTACGACTACGATAGAGAGGTTCATAGTTAA
- the HIS5 gene encoding histidinol-phosphate aminotransferase (go_function transaminase activity~go_process biosynthesis), with product MPFDIKKTVRPNILTLEPYRCARDDFKTGILLDANENTHGPALTELSKSEQVLELNRYPDPHQAELKQQIINFRNKKPNKFVKDIEANKLKIGNLCLGVGSDESIDMLLRCVCQPGKDKMLICPPTYGMYSICATVNDVEIVKLPLTTPGFQIDIEGIASKVTGDPNIKLVYLTSPGNPTGKLLAVADVIQLLEKVAPVWNGFVIVDEAYIDFTISPDSNYSESMSTLVNEHENLVVLQTLSKSFGLAGIRLGVTFCSEKLSYYLNSMKYPYNISSLTSDVAIRATGEETGLATMSKYVANIIEQRDQLLKNLLALDGVGNNIGGLDSNFLLVEIVDKDGKPSNEVAQALYNTLAVDNQVVVRFRGKELNCTGALRVSVGTEEENKILIEKFVKCLAEVRK from the coding sequence ATGCCTTTCGATATCAAAAAAACAGTGAGGCCCAATATCCTCACTCTTGAGCCATACAGATGTGCTAGAGATGATTTCAAGACTGGTATCCTCTTGGATGCCAACGAAAACACCCACGGCCCTGCTCTTACCGAGTTGTCTAAATCTGAACAAGTCTTAGAGTTGAACAGATATCCAGATCCACACCAGGCTGAGTTGAAACAACAAAttatcaatttcagaaacaaAAAGCCAAACAAATTTGTCAAAGACATTGAAGCCAATAAACTCAAAATCGGCAACTTGTGTCTTGGTGTAGGCTCTGACGAAAGTATTGATATGCTTTTGAGATGTGTCTGTCAACCTGGAAAGGATAAGATGTTGATCTGTCCTCCTACCTATGGAATGTACTCCATCTGTGCGACAGTGAACGATGTAGAAATCGTTAAACTTCCACTTACTACCCCAGGTTTCCAGATCGATATCGAAGGAATTGCTTCCAAGGTTACCGGAGACCCCAATATCAAGCTTGTGTATTTGACGTCGCCGGGCAACCCTACCGGGAAATTGCTTGCTGTAGCCGATGTCATCcaattgttggagaaggTAGCTCCAGTGTGGAATGgcttcgtcatcgtcgaTGAAGCTTATATCGACTTCACCATCTCTCCGGACTCGAACTATAGCGAGTCGATGTCTACTTTAGTCAATGAACACGAGAACTTGGTAGTGTTGCAGACTTTATCCAAGTCTTTCGGTTTGGCTGGCATCAGATTGGGTGTGACTTTCTGCTCCGAGAAATTGTCCTACTACTTGAACTCAATGAAGTACCCATACAACATCTCATCTCTCACCTCAGACGTTGCAATCAGAGCTACGGGTGAAGAGACTGGGTTGGCAACTATGAGCAAATACGTAGCTAACATCATAGAACAAAGAGAtcagttgttgaagaacttgcttGCCCTCGATGGTGTAGGAAACAACATTGGAGGTCTAGACTCTAACTTTTTGCTCGTTGAAATCGTCGACAAAGATGGGAAGCCTAGCAATGAAGTTGCCCAAGCTCTCTACAACACTTTGGCGGTAGATAACCAGGTCGTGGTTAGATTCAGAGGTAAGGAATTGAACTGTACTGGTGCTTTGAGAGTATCAGTAGGCACAGAGGAAGAGAACAAAATTttgattgaaaagtttgtCAAGTGTCTTGCTGAAGTAAGAAAGTAG
- the TOK1 gene encoding outward-rectifier potassium channel (go_component membrane~go_function ion channel activity~go_process ion transport) — protein sequence MDLGITQFRRHVKAAQRAVTPSREPTFSLNNYDDKLLPLLYHTPRNKVKQKDVPMIVKNSLAMPITTVTSMKVRPGEPNFVYWYFVSSYFPLISACLGPLANMISIISLVQHWRIEKATGKEVSDEPGLIVLNSMSLVFGILANISLLMNFSGTIKYLITQVVSIICFLGAVVVLMVDIIITNRDFIGQDPKYSRSEGFWFAVFTTFYYFCCAVTLLVNFLGYKLNKYPATFNLDTKQRTLMIYTICFAIWSVFGSVVMAHMIDDLTYGSSLYYCIVSFLTIGLGDILPKTPGAKVMVLILSLIGVLIMGLIVAMIRQVVMTSGGPTIFWNHIERDREKLLAKLKREHTPLTADQAFHKMRVIRRRAHVHQLNVSLASTIIIFMVFWLIGATVFHFCEGWSYFNGVYFCFLCLITIGYGDYAPKTPLGRVFFVSWAVAAVPLMTILISNVGDKLFGLANHLSFMVSKALFRDDDEDDYHKRRRQSEEVSDDIEREVNIEEDEEDYELSSTGKDVGSNHKDDFSAFINGSPLDYSLHQPDHQQTIQLQQVRQKITTKMLNQKETYENILSFLNQLKPLISDSVENPLKRYSHSEWSELLDSLNKEDVIIKHPDGTETVIAPITVNAEYNYFWLSERSPLRLPLKEPNYLIMKVFFKIEKDLNDLIDAEVEDMEQLRSVMSNSSVQNVEMLNRTHHEKKGHL from the coding sequence ATGGACCTAGGTATCACACAATTCCGTCGACATGTCAAAGCGGCCCAGAGGGCGGTGACTCCTTCCCGAGAGCCTACTTTTTCGCTAAATAATTACGATGACAAGCTTCTTCCATTGCTTTATCATACACCTAGAAATAAGGTCAAACAGAAGGACGTACCGATGATAGTAAAAAACTCTCTAGCTATGCCCATTACAACCGTTACCAGCATGAAGGTACGACCGGGAGAACCGAATTTTGTATACTGGTACTTTGTTTCGTCCTACTTCCCTCTTATATCGGCTTGTTTGGGTCCGTTAGCCAACATGATATCCATTATATCCCTTGTTCAACATTGGAGAATAGAAAAGGCTACTGGAAAAGAAGTGCTGGATGAACCTGGCCTAATTGTACTCAACTCGATGTCATTGGTATTCGGAATCCTCGCAAATATTTCACTATTAATGAATTTCTCCGGAACGATCAAATACCTTATCACCCAAGTTGTGTCCATAATCTGTTTTCTTGGTGCTGTAGTAGTGCTAATGGTGGATATAATCATTACCAACCGTGATTTCATTGGTCAAGACCCTAAATACTCTCGTTCCGAAGGGTTCTGGTTCGCTGTATTCACTACTTTTTACTACTTCTGCTGTGCTGTAACATTGCTTGTCAATTTCTTGGGCTACAAGTTGAATAAATATCCGGCCACTTTTAATCTCGATACAAAGCAGAGAACTTTAATGATATATACTATCTGCTTTGCTATATGGAGCGTATTTGGCTCCGTGGTTATGGCTCATATGATTGACGACTTGACCTATGGCTCGTCTTTGTACTACTGTATCGTCTCGTTTCTTACCATTGGCCTTGGTGACATTCTTCCCAAGACTCCTGGAGCTAAAGTCATGGTGTTGATTTTGTCCTTGATCGGTGTATTGATCATGGGGTTGATCGTGGCCATGATTAGACAGGTAGTGATGACCTCGGGAGGACCAACAATCTTCTGGAATCACATAGAACGGGACCGTGAAAAGTTGTTAGCAAAGCTCAAGAGAGAGCATACTCCCCTTACTGCCGACCAAGCATTCCATAAAATGAGGGTCATACGAAGAAGGGCCCATGTTCACCAATTGAATGTTTCTCTAGCATCCACCATCATTATTTTCATGGTCTTCTGGTTAATAGGAGCTACCGTCTTTCACTTTTGTGAGGGCTGGTCGTATTTTAATGGTGTATACTTCTGCTTCTTATGTCTTATTACTATTGGTTATGGTGACTACGCACCGAAGACTCCTTTGGGTAGAGTTTTTTTTGTTTCATGGGCTGTTGCAGCAGTGCCCTTAATGACTATCTTGATTTCTAATGTTGGTGACAAGCTTTTCGGATTAGCCAATCATTTAAGTTTTATGGTTTCCAAAGCATTGTTTagagatgatgacgaagatgattATCATAAAAGGAGAAGGCAACTGGAAGAGGTTAGTGATGACATAGAAAGAGAAGTAAATATTGAagaggacgaagaagattacGAGTTAAGCTCTACTGGAAAGGATGTTGGGAGTAATCACAAGGATGATTTCTCAGCATTCATAAATGGATCGCCATTGGATTATTCACTTCATCAACCTGACCATCAACAAACAATCCAATTGCAGCAGGTGCGTCAGAAAATCACGACTAAGATGCTTAATCAGAAAGAGACATATGAGaatattctttctttcttgaacCAACTAAAACCTTTGATTTCTGATTCTGTAGAGAATCCCCTTAAAAGATACAGTCACCTGGAGTGGTCTGAATTGTTGGACAGCTTGAATAAAGAGGATGTTATCATAAAACACCCAGATGGAACTGAAACCGTCATAGCACCTATTACTGTCAATGCGGAGTACAATTATTTCTGGCTAAGTGAACGATCTCCCCTTCGGTTACCACTAAAAGAACCCAATTATTTGATCATGAaagttttcttcaaaatcgaAAAAGATCTCAACGATCTTATTGATGCCGAGGTCGAAGATATGGAACAGCTACGATCTGTAATGTCAAATTCTTCTGTGCAAAATGTTGAAATGTTGAACAGGACTCATCACGAGAAGAAGGGTCATTTATAA
- a CDS encoding predicted protein, which yields MSSFWDNNKDTFKSAGKATMRGVASGTKAVSKAGYRTYKNHSGGGGGSSNNDTTGEVDQPEYIGPPRPLPSKDQLSALPPPPKRNIPTYEVPEKGAPSQYSVPQPQQYLQQQPPQNQPQQIQPQQIQPPPQNQQLVQQPQLYQQPNQYQNQYQNQNQPNQIPQPQTNLYTPANSQQTFSQPNAPAQQLPQQLPPPVNGYSDANGQQGYYQQGYQTTPPAGNGYGVQHPQQPQQTQQLPQGQQSQNEMYAQAAKSALPVLSNLYQQHQQGQTQNSDASQQFQQTQQTPQQQQQAMYSSAAKHVLPVLSNMYQNQQQTSELQQGQQGQQPQGQQPQGQQPQGQVPQGQADLYASAAKHALPVLSNIYQQQSQQQQQPQQPQQQQQYQQPQQFQQPPQPQQPQQPQQPQQPQQPQQPQQQQQYQQVQLPSNQFQNELGQLPQPGQLPQPPARQLPPPPPERTVPATPGIPIASGQFQAQAPLSYDSPYYQPPSTQPAAAAQPAPAKTYGFGVAQVQDPDEAPKPKKELPDPSSFAPPPIRADRVGPPSTKSATSATSPSPTQLPATTSGSKSSVGTAPPSAPPRASSAEQTTAPSEVKEEPKLPSKTNLMDFDISKFGAPPPKIYRGPQDALPLKKSSANASASTVSSSFTPPPPPPARVSPSPSPQAYSEQPVKPPKPPKPTKPTKPKTLEMEDIPPPRPARADSTEATPPPMPARKHDIVEMETPPPKPSRPVITVDSKKAPPPTPSRKAGVATDRPTPPPPYLEVSPHPETSNSPVPPRTPNFAAEIAKRNGHSASPQPEPIQKKAAPPPVSKKPSSLSTHDAKEEEHVSSRNPSAKGAFIEQLQSQLQATHVGEIPHKVPPPVHSKLGPKPFEKNAPVKESEPIEKAKPAVKPKPAVQPKSVVSPVVPSVHSVVPVIPAPAVIPSVPAPRSTAPEVSAVPPPPPTRNYVRSKAPIPVAHPSNEPPQLDLEMYSGWYADVNGPINFPEALAGLNNQSSMSYSTSGGITNYERRISLRLKDLSSIRYVIKWSSNNVAGATVKIDKFIPSPISSNIPSKEELVGYSQQYGEHVASWCEHRYGQQVGRGECWDLAKEALEKGCGKHAFVSEYYHHGYPILSVRGVNGIMQLIDDKQPLDEVRRGDILQFKSCTFYNAASGRTQTVGAPDHTSVVLGNVGGKILVAEQNVNNVRTVQNGEYILRDLTSGDVCAYRPVPASWAGSL from the coding sequence ATGTCATCATTCTGGGACAACAACAAAGACACGTTTAAGTCTGCTGGCAAAGCTACGATGCGTGGAGTGGCCAGCGGAACGAAGGCTGTGAGCAAAGCAGGCTATAGAACCTATAAAAACCATTCaggaggtggtggaggCAGTAGCAACAATGATACTACTGGTGAAGTAGACCAGCCTGAGTATATTGGACCACCGAGACCGCTTCCCTCCAAAGACCAATTGCTGGCACTTCCTCCTCCACCAAAGAGAAATATTCCCACCTATGAAGTTCCAGAAAAAGGAGCTCCATCTCAGTACAGTGTTCCTCAGCCTCAGCAgtatcttcaacaacaaccgCCACAAAATCAACCGCAACAAATTCAACCGCAACAAATTCAACCACCACcacaaaatcaacaactaGTACAACAACCCCAATTGTATCAACAACCAAATCAATATCAAAATCAgtatcaaaatcaaaatcagcCAAATCAAATTCCGCAACCTCAGACGAATTTGTACACTCCCGCAAATTCGCAGCAAAcattttcgcagccaaatgCACCAgctcaacaacttccacaGCAACTCCCTCCACCAGTTAATGGATACTCAGATGCTAATGGTCAACAAGGGTATTATCAACAGGGCTACCAAACTACACCTCCGGCTGGTAATGGCTATGGGGTTCAACATCCACAGCAGCCTCAACAGACACAACAACTTCCTCAAGGGCAACAGTCGCAGAATGAGATGTATGCTCAGGCAGCCAAACTGGCACTTCctgttcttctgaatttgtatcaacaacatcaacaggGCCAGACCCAGAACTCTGATGCTTCGCAACAGTTTCAACAGACTCAGCAGACTCcgcaacagcagcaacaagCAATGTACTCTCTGGCCGCAAAACATGTTCTTCCTGTTCTCCTGAACATGTACCAGAACCAACAGCAGACTAGTGAGCTTCAGCAAGGTCAGCAAGGTCAACAGCCTCAAGGTCAGCAGCCTCAAGGTCAGCAGCCTCAAGGTCAGGTGCCTCAAGGTCAAGCTGATTTGTATGCTCTGGCAGCGAAGCACGCATTGCCTGTACTTCTGAATATTTACCAGcaacaatctcaacaacagcaacaacctcaacaacctcaacaacagcaacaatatcaGCAACCTCAGCAATTTCAGCAACCTCCGCAACCtcaacaacctcaacagcctcaacaacctcaacaacctcaacaacctcaacaacctcaacaacagcaacaatatcaGCAAGTCCAATTGCCATCAaaccaatttcaaaatgaacTTGGTCAGCTTCCTCAACCTGGCCAACTTCCTCAACCTCCAGCTAGACAATTGccaccacctcctccaGAACGCACTGTTCCTGCAACCCCAGGTATTCCAATTGCTTCAGGACAGTTCCAAGCTCAAGCTCCATTATCTTACGATTCACCTTATTACCAACCTCCATCTACCCAACCCGCTGCAGCTGCTCAGCCAGCACCGGCAAAGACTTACGGGTTTGGTGTTGCACAAGTTCAGGATCCAGATGAAGCTCCTAAACCCAAGAAAGAGTTGCCTGATCCATCTCTGTTCGCTCCTCCTCCTATTCGTGCAGATAGAGTAGGACCACCATCTACAAAATCGGCTacttctgcaacttctccttctcctACGCAGCTTCCAGCCACTACTTCTGGCAGCAAACTGTCTGTTGGAACTGCTCCTCCTTCAGCTCCCCCTAGAGCATCTTCTGCTGAACAAACCACTGCTCCTTCTGAAGTCAAAGAGGAACCGAAGCTTCCTTCCAAGACAAACCTCATGGACTTTGATATATCCAAATTCGGTGCTCCTCCTCCTAAAATATATAGAGGACCACAAGACGCTCTTCCCCTAAAGAAATCTTCTGCTAATGCTTCGGCTTCAAcggtttcttcttcttttacacctccacctccaccGCCTGCTCGTGTTTCCCCTTCTCCTCTGCCCCAAGCGTACTCTGAACAACCTGTAAAACCACCAAAACCACCAAAACCAACCAAACCAACTAAGCCAAAGACTTTGGAAATGGAGGATATACCTCCTCCAAGGCCCGCTAGAGCAGACTCTACAGAGGCTACTCCACCACCGATGCCAGCTAGAAAGCatgatattgttgaaatGGAAACCCCACCTCCTAAACCTTCTAGACCAGTAATAACAGTAGATCTGAAGAAGGCTCCTCctccaactccttcaaGAAAGGCAGGGGTAGCAACAGATCGCCCAActccacctcctccatATTTGGAAGTTTCTCCCCATCCCGAAACATCGAATTCGCCTGTTCCTCCTCGTACACCTAATTTTGCTGCAGAAATCGCAAAAAGAAATGGTCACAGTGCTTCTCCGCAGCCAGAAccaattcagaagaagGCAGCACCTCCACCTGTATCCAAGAAGCCACTGAGTCTTCTGACCCACGATGCTAAAGAAGAGGAACATGTATCTCTGAGGAATCCTTCTGCAAAAGGAGCTTTTATTGAACAGCTTCAATCGCAACTTCAAGCTACCCATGTTGGAGAAATTCCTCATAAGGTTCCTCCTCCAGTACACTCAAAACTAGGACCTAAACCCTTCGAAAAAAATGCACCAGTAAAAGAACTGGAACCCATAGAAAAGGCAAAACCAGCAGTGAAACCAAAGCCAGCCGTTCAACCCAAATCTGTTGTGCTGCCTGTTGTTCCTTCAGTACACTCTGTTGTTCCTGTTATTCCTGCTCCAGCCGTTATACCTTCTGTTCCTGCTCCTAGATCAACAGCTCCGGAAGTTTCTGCTGTaccaccacctcctccCACAAGAAACTACGTCAGATCCAAAGCTCCAATACCAGTAGCCCATCCATCAAATGAACCACCGCAACTTGATTTGGAGATGTATTCGGGTTGGTACGCTGATGTCAATGGACCAATTAATTTTCCTGAGGCATTAGCAGGCTTGAACAACCAAAGTTCAATGCTGTACTCTACATCGGGTGGCATCACTAACTACGAGAGACGTATAAGTTTAAGATTGAAAGATTTGTCGTCTATCAGATATGTAATAAAGTGGTCTAGTAATAATGTAGCAGGAGCTACGGTGAAAATCGACAAGTTTATTCCTTCTCCAATCTCAAGCAATATTCCATCCAAGGAGGAATTGGTAGGGTATCTGCAACAATATGGAGAGCATGTTGCTTCGTGGTGTGAACATAGATATGGCCAGCAAGTTGGCCGAGGTGAGTGCTGGGATCTTGCCAAAGAAGCTTTGGAGAAAGGGTGTGGAAAGCACGCTTTTGTCAGTGAATACTATCATCACGGTTATCCTATACTTCTGGTTAGAGGTGTTAATGGTATTATGCAATTGATAGATGACAAACAACCGTTGGACGAAGTGAGGCGTGGAGATATCCTCCAGTTCAAGAGCTGTACATTCTACAATGCTGCTAGTGGAAGAACCCAAACCGTCGGAGCTCCAGACCATACTTCCGTAGTTTTGGGTAATGTAGGCGGCAAGATTCTTGTGGCAGAGCAGAACGTTAACAACGTTAGAACCGTTCAGAATGGAGAGTATATTTTGAGAGATTTGACTCTGGGAGACGTTTGTGCATATAGACCAGTTCCTGCCAGTTGGGCAGGGtcattgtag
- a CDS encoding mitochondrial 37S ribosomal protein MRPS17 (go_component intracellular; ribosome~go_function structural constituent of ribosome~go_process protein biosynthesis) produces the protein MAKQNFIGLVVSQGKMAKTVKVRVQRKVYDTRIHKEVIKRKDYLVHDEGNLCKEGDVVRIESIPKISARKAFAVAEIKVNKGQQFALYETLAKEKVIEEEKQKLEIFIKEKQQFESVVTQIEDLRRLDQIVSTYQTQPNADRSQLLSEIDRIKQKWGIQSWPSEEPILSLDINEKEKSIREVNLDLIISKIMSDEYTDDRNKILAASTSTPVGELKKHTIKNIVRKYVLNSKNELPFEV, from the coding sequence ATGGCCAAACAGAACTTCATAGGGCTTGTGGTATCACAAGGTAAGATGGCCAAGACCGTCAAGGTCAGAGTGCAGAGAAAAGTGTACGATACCAGAATCCACAAAGAAGTTATCAAGAGAAAAGATTACTTGGTTCACGATGAAGGAAATCTCTGTAAAGAAGGGGATGTCGTCAGAATTGAGTCGATTCCCAAGATTTCTGCTCGTAAGGCTTTTGCCGTTGCCGAGATCAAAGTCAACAAGGGTCAGCAGTTTGCATTGTACGAAACGTTagcaaaagaaaaagtgattgaagaagaaaaacagaagcttgaaatcttcatcaagGAAAAGCAACAGTTTGAAAGTGTTGTTACGCAGATAGAAGACTTGAGAAGATTGGACCAGATCGTAAGCACGTATCAGACACAGCCCAACGCCGACAGAAGCCAGCTTTTGTCCGAGATTGACCGTATAAAGCAGAAATGGGGTATTCAATCATGGCCATCAGAAGAGCCTATCTTGTCGTTGGACATCAACGAAAAGGAGAAGAGCATACGAGAAGTCAATTTGGACCTTATTATCTCCAAGATCATGTCAGATGAATACACAGATGAcagaaacaagatcttggcAGCCTCCACCAGCACACCAGTAGGAGAACTCAAGAAGCACACCATCAAGAATATCGTGAGGAAATACGTGTTGAACTCTAAGAACGAACTTCCCTTTGAGGTTTAG